In Aquiflexum balticum DSM 16537, a single genomic region encodes these proteins:
- a CDS encoding cell division protein FtsQ/DivIB, giving the protein MKIRYKKSLVFSSLVFVLVVFIGFVERKDSERTLNSIEVNVKGIADVYFVNEKDILDAIKTEFPLLLPGISMKEVDLNKIEKKVELHPFVKNAEVFADLKGHLMIEITQYIPMARIVRPNAADGYISTEGKILPTSPQYTTRVMTLEGAYAESLLKLEDISSTHQDLMSLIDYIYADEFWKAQIVGLDIPKKTDIRMYQQVGKQVIEFGEAKDIEEKFKKINLFYEEILPAKGWNTYTRVNVKYKGQIVCE; this is encoded by the coding sequence ATGAAAATTAGATATAAAAAATCATTGGTTTTCTCTTCACTGGTATTTGTACTGGTAGTATTTATAGGTTTTGTTGAGAGAAAGGATTCAGAAAGGACCCTAAACAGCATTGAAGTCAATGTGAAGGGAATTGCTGATGTTTATTTTGTCAATGAAAAAGACATCCTAGACGCAATTAAAACTGAGTTTCCTTTGCTCCTTCCGGGTATTTCCATGAAGGAGGTGGATCTGAATAAAATTGAAAAAAAGGTGGAGTTACATCCATTTGTAAAAAATGCGGAAGTCTTTGCGGACCTGAAGGGACATTTGATGATAGAAATTACCCAATACATCCCCATGGCCAGGATTGTCAGACCCAATGCCGCAGATGGATATATTTCTACAGAGGGAAAGATTTTACCGACTTCTCCGCAATACACTACCAGGGTGATGACTTTGGAAGGAGCTTATGCTGAAAGTTTACTTAAGCTTGAGGACATTTCTTCAACACATCAAGACCTGATGTCTCTCATTGATTATATCTATGCGGACGAATTTTGGAAAGCACAGATAGTAGGGTTGGATATACCTAAAAAAACGGACATCAGGATGTACCAGCAAGTCGGTAAGCAGGTGATTGAGTTTGGGGAAGCTAAGGACATTGAAGAGAAATTTAAAAAAATAAACCTGTTCTATGAAGAAATTCTGCCTGCCAAAGGCTGGAATACTTACACCAGAGTCAATGTAAAATATAAGGGCCAAATTGTTTGTGAATAA
- the ftsA gene encoding cell division protein FtsA, whose protein sequence is MENNKLIVGLDIGTTKICAIIGRKNEFGKLEVLGMGKAVSDGVIRGIVTNIDKTVNAIQKAVHEASEMADVDIVEVIVGIAGQHIRSTVHHGVIIRHPNQDEITVEDVRRLSNDMENIVVPPGNTIIHVMPQDYTVDYEDGIKDPVGMSGSRLEADFHIITAQTTAINNINRCVKRANLVSQDLILEPLASSLSVLSEQDKEAGVCLVDIGGGTTDIAIFYDNIIRHTAVIPLGGNIITSDIKEGCMVLHHQAELLKTKFGKAITEEANPNEIVSIPGLRNRQPKEISIKNLAAIIQARMEEIVEYVQNELVASGHYKKLTGGIVLTGGGSQLQGVAQLFEYMTGLDTRIGYPNEHLGKCKIEEVKSPMYATSVGLVLAGFRSLDERENNYRIRTENNSQPKIQAKPLRAEFGPNIFSSIRNKLKDIITNDINEDSNY, encoded by the coding sequence ATGGAAAATAACAAATTGATTGTCGGACTAGACATCGGAACCACCAAGATCTGCGCTATCATCGGGCGGAAAAATGAATTTGGGAAACTAGAGGTTCTAGGCATGGGAAAAGCTGTTTCGGATGGTGTCATCCGAGGTATTGTCACCAATATCGATAAAACCGTAAATGCCATCCAAAAAGCCGTTCATGAAGCTTCTGAAATGGCAGATGTGGATATAGTGGAGGTGATTGTAGGTATTGCGGGCCAACATATCCGAAGCACTGTGCATCATGGTGTGATTATCAGACATCCCAATCAAGATGAAATAACCGTCGAAGATGTCAGAAGACTTTCTAATGATATGGAGAACATTGTCGTTCCTCCGGGAAATACCATTATCCATGTAATGCCTCAGGATTACACCGTTGATTACGAAGATGGTATCAAAGACCCTGTGGGCATGTCAGGCTCCAGACTTGAAGCGGATTTCCATATTATCACAGCCCAGACCACAGCGATCAACAACATTAACCGATGCGTAAAGCGTGCCAACTTGGTTTCGCAGGATTTGATTTTGGAACCACTTGCCAGTTCACTTTCCGTCCTCAGCGAGCAAGACAAGGAAGCGGGTGTTTGTTTGGTTGATATTGGTGGAGGCACTACTGACATAGCGATTTTTTATGACAATATCATCAGGCACACTGCTGTGATTCCTTTGGGAGGAAATATCATTACCTCCGATATCAAGGAAGGCTGCATGGTCCTGCATCATCAGGCAGAACTCTTGAAAACCAAGTTTGGCAAAGCAATTACCGAAGAGGCAAATCCTAACGAGATCGTTTCCATTCCGGGATTACGTAACCGTCAGCCAAAAGAAATATCCATCAAAAACCTGGCAGCTATCATTCAGGCCAGGATGGAAGAGATTGTAGAATATGTCCAAAACGAATTGGTAGCCAGTGGGCATTATAAAAAACTAACAGGAGGTATAGTCCTGACAGGTGGCGGTTCGCAGCTTCAGGGAGTAGCCCAGTTGTTTGAATATATGACCGGATTGGATACCAGAATTGGCTATCCAAATGAGCACCTGGGAAAATGTAAAATAGAGGAGGTAAAAAGTCCCATGTATGCCACTTCGGTAGGATTGGTTTTGGCAGGATTTAGGTCCTTGGATGAAAGAGAAAACAACTACAGGATCAGGACAGAAAACAATTCTCAACCAAAAATTCAGGCCAAACCCCTCAGAGCTGAGTTTGGCCCGAATATATTCTCCAGTATCCGAAATAAACTGAAAGATATCATCACCAATGATATTAATGAAGATAGTAATTACTAG
- a CDS encoding FtsW/RodA/SpoVE family cell cycle protein codes for MQDVKLWFDRNLKGDPIIWGIVIILSVISIVVVYSATGSLAFKYTGGNTEKYLIDHSIMVLTGLLVMWVAHKIPYRTFGLIGKFLLVISIPLLFFTYVFGSTVNEANRWLTIPVINKAFQPSDIAKLALIATLASLLARNQKNISDFRNAFLPMMVVIGLVCGLIGLANMSTAVLLLTTCLLLLLIGRVPVKYIMMVVLVGSLFLTTSILIGQRGSTFFSRIENFVSGDELPFQAEQSFIAISTGGITGKGPGKSEQRNTLPHPYSDFIYAIIIEEYGLVGGATVLFLYMALLFRGMRIVASSTKPFGGLLSAGLSFALVLQAMVNMAVAVGLGPITGLPLPLLSMGGTSLVFTGLSLGIILSVSRGDHQDLMENATEGNRIRKGFQTA; via the coding sequence ATGCAGGATGTAAAATTATGGTTTGACAGAAATCTGAAAGGAGACCCTATTATTTGGGGTATTGTGATTATCCTTTCAGTGATCAGTATAGTTGTGGTATATTCTGCTACCGGCTCCTTGGCATTCAAATATACAGGAGGCAATACTGAGAAATATCTAATTGACCATTCAATAATGGTCTTGACAGGTTTGTTGGTCATGTGGGTGGCTCATAAAATCCCATACCGGACTTTTGGACTTATCGGTAAGTTTTTGTTGGTGATATCTATACCCCTACTGTTTTTTACTTATGTTTTTGGGTCTACTGTGAATGAAGCAAATAGATGGCTTACGATTCCGGTTATCAATAAGGCCTTCCAACCTTCCGATATTGCCAAATTGGCTCTGATTGCAACCCTAGCGAGTTTGTTGGCAAGAAACCAAAAAAATATTTCAGATTTTAGAAATGCCTTTTTGCCTATGATGGTAGTGATTGGGTTGGTCTGCGGGCTAATTGGCTTGGCCAATATGTCCACTGCAGTTCTTTTGTTGACGACCTGTCTTCTGCTTTTATTGATTGGAAGAGTACCTGTCAAATATATCATGATGGTGGTCTTGGTTGGAAGTTTATTTCTGACTACATCAATTTTGATAGGACAGAGAGGAAGTACATTCTTTTCCAGGATTGAAAATTTTGTATCCGGTGATGAACTTCCTTTTCAGGCGGAACAGTCATTTATCGCTATTTCCACAGGAGGAATAACAGGCAAAGGACCTGGGAAATCCGAACAAAGAAACACCTTGCCCCATCCATATTCCGATTTTATTTATGCCATTATCATTGAAGAGTACGGATTGGTAGGCGGAGCAACGGTATTGTTTCTGTATATGGCCCTGCTATTCCGTGGTATGCGGATAGTTGCGTCATCAACCAAACCATTCGGCGGATTGCTATCGGCAGGATTGAGTTTTGCCTTGGTATTGCAGGCAATGGTCAATATGGCAGTAGCGGTAGGTTTAGGACCTATCACAGGATTGCCTTTGCCGCTGCTCAGTATGGGTGGGACATCATTGGTATTTACAGGATTATCGTTGGGTATTATTCTCAGTGTCAGCAGAGGAGATCATCAGGATTTGATGGAAAATGCTACCGAAGGAAACAGAATAAGAAAAGGATTTCAGACTGCATAA
- the murC gene encoding UDP-N-acetylmuramate--L-alanine ligase, with product MNFKKLHSVHFLGIGGIGMSALARWFNHIGVKVSGYDKTPSPLTAALEQEGMEISFEDRLEMIPDRVKVDKEKALIIWTPAMPKDSVQLNFFMENGYSLKKRAAVLGMITANMPTIAVAGTHGKTTTSSMIAHLLKSGGKNIAAFLGGLTQNYNSNLILHDEENDAATVVVEADEFDRSFLHLHPNVAVVTSADPDHLDIYGDDTQMLEGFRQFVDLIADEGQLYVQSKAFSKLGQLKNSSVKVRNYGLNSGEIQARHIQAKPAAFIFDYTSNERSIKGLELKMHGFHNVENILPAISIALDYGLDESEIRKGVSTYKGVKRRFEIWVQYEDRIFIDDYAHHPEEIKAFLTSVKAMYPDKKLTAVFQPHLYTRTRDFAEGFSESLSIADEVVLLDIYPARELPIEGVTASMLLEGITSMKKSLQTKEGLLDYLELNTPQVLVTIGAGDIDRLVTPIANWMKRHEN from the coding sequence ATGAATTTCAAGAAACTACATAGCGTCCATTTCCTGGGTATAGGAGGCATAGGCATGAGTGCCTTGGCACGATGGTTTAACCACATCGGTGTCAAAGTGTCGGGCTATGATAAAACCCCCTCTCCCTTGACTGCTGCATTAGAGCAGGAAGGGATGGAAATCAGCTTTGAAGATCGGTTGGAAATGATTCCTGATCGGGTGAAAGTTGATAAAGAAAAAGCCTTGATTATTTGGACTCCGGCAATGCCTAAAGACTCCGTACAGCTCAATTTCTTTATGGAAAATGGCTATTCTCTAAAGAAAAGGGCAGCTGTTCTCGGAATGATTACGGCCAACATGCCTACCATAGCGGTAGCAGGAACTCACGGTAAAACAACCACATCTTCCATGATAGCCCATTTGCTCAAATCAGGAGGTAAAAATATAGCGGCTTTTTTGGGAGGTTTAACACAGAATTATAACAGCAATTTAATTCTTCATGATGAAGAAAATGATGCTGCTACTGTTGTGGTGGAGGCTGATGAATTCGACAGGTCCTTCTTGCACCTGCATCCCAATGTGGCTGTGGTGACAAGTGCCGATCCAGATCATTTGGATATATATGGAGATGATACCCAAATGTTGGAAGGATTCAGGCAATTTGTTGATTTGATAGCTGATGAAGGTCAGCTTTATGTACAGTCGAAAGCATTTTCAAAATTAGGCCAACTCAAGAATTCTTCTGTAAAAGTCAGGAATTACGGACTTAACAGCGGGGAAATTCAAGCAAGACATATTCAGGCAAAGCCTGCTGCCTTCATCTTTGATTATACCAGTAATGAAAGAAGCATAAAAGGGTTGGAGCTGAAGATGCATGGTTTTCATAATGTGGAAAATATCCTTCCTGCCATTTCCATTGCTTTGGATTATGGCCTGGACGAATCGGAGATTAGAAAAGGAGTCAGCACTTACAAAGGTGTAAAAAGAAGATTTGAGATATGGGTGCAGTACGAAGACAGGATTTTCATTGATGATTATGCCCATCATCCTGAAGAAATAAAGGCATTTCTGACTTCAGTAAAAGCCATGTATCCGGACAAAAAACTCACGGCTGTTTTTCAGCCACACTTGTATACAAGAACAAGAGATTTCGCTGAAGGCTTTTCTGAAAGCCTATCAATAGCGGATGAGGTAGTATTGCTGGACATTTATCCGGCAAGGGAACTCCCGATAGAGGGAGTAACGGCTTCGATGTTGCTGGAAGGAATTACTTCTATGAAGAAATCCCTTCAGACCAAGGAAGGATTATTGGATTACCTTGAATTGAATACCCCTCAGGTTTTGGTGACCATAGGAGCGGGAGATATCGACAGGTTGGTCACACCTATTGCAAACTGGATGAAACGTCATGAAAATTAG
- the murD gene encoding UDP-N-acetylmuramoyl-L-alanine--D-glutamate ligase — MKHMIAILGAGESGVGAALLAYQKGYAVWVSDLGSISEARKKVLTDTGIEFEEGKHSEKLILAADEIIKSPGIPETAPIVRKARAKGIPVIDELEFAFRFSKGKVIAITGTNGKTTTTLLTFHLLKKAGLDVGLAGNVGESWAGQLVKKDHAWWVLEVSSFQIDGFIEFKPRIAVLTNITPDHLDRYDYQLDNYISSKVSLFKNMNERDAAIFYGDDLNIQVGLGNINLQATTYQVSLEKAFERGGFFNGKEIQLLALGKKVRINPDDIILRGTHNLLNAMNASLAAILAGVDEEAIHSGLKDFKNAAHRMEHVATVLGISFVNDSKGTNVDATSYALGSYSEPLIWIAGGVDKGNDYSSLYPIIKGKVKMLICLGENNEKLKKAFWGIIPNIKETKSIGQAVAWGLEYGEEGDVILLSPACASFDLFKNYEDRGNQFKSAVQELKSSVI, encoded by the coding sequence ATGAAACACATGATAGCCATATTGGGAGCGGGAGAAAGCGGAGTTGGGGCAGCATTGCTGGCCTATCAGAAAGGCTATGCGGTTTGGGTTTCAGATTTGGGTTCAATCAGTGAAGCTCGGAAAAAGGTATTAACAGATACAGGAATTGAATTTGAGGAAGGCAAACATTCTGAAAAACTGATTCTTGCAGCTGATGAAATCATAAAAAGCCCTGGGATTCCTGAAACTGCACCAATAGTCCGGAAGGCAAGGGCAAAGGGCATACCTGTTATTGATGAATTGGAATTTGCTTTCAGATTTTCCAAAGGTAAGGTAATTGCCATAACTGGTACCAACGGAAAAACCACCACTACGCTTTTGACTTTTCATTTACTAAAAAAAGCAGGATTGGATGTCGGGTTGGCCGGAAACGTGGGTGAAAGTTGGGCTGGACAGCTGGTCAAAAAAGACCATGCTTGGTGGGTATTGGAAGTGAGCAGTTTTCAGATAGATGGATTTATTGAATTCAAACCAAGAATTGCGGTTCTGACCAATATTACGCCCGATCATCTGGATAGATATGACTACCAATTGGACAATTACATCTCATCCAAAGTATCTCTTTTCAAGAATATGAATGAAAGAGATGCTGCCATTTTCTATGGTGATGACCTGAATATCCAAGTCGGTTTGGGGAATATCAATCTGCAGGCTACGACATATCAGGTTTCCCTTGAAAAGGCTTTTGAAAGAGGTGGATTTTTCAACGGTAAAGAAATTCAGCTTTTGGCTTTGGGCAAGAAAGTGAGAATCAATCCTGATGACATCATCCTGAGAGGGACCCATAATTTATTGAATGCCATGAATGCATCATTGGCAGCGATACTTGCCGGTGTTGATGAAGAGGCTATTCACTCTGGACTGAAGGATTTCAAGAATGCTGCGCATAGAATGGAACATGTGGCCACGGTTTTGGGAATCTCTTTTGTCAATGACAGTAAAGGAACCAATGTGGATGCCACTTCTTATGCATTGGGCAGTTACTCTGAGCCTTTGATATGGATAGCAGGCGGAGTTGATAAAGGGAATGATTACAGTAGTCTTTATCCAATTATCAAGGGTAAAGTAAAAATGCTCATCTGTTTGGGAGAGAACAATGAGAAATTGAAAAAAGCCTTTTGGGGGATAATTCCAAACATAAAGGAAACCAAAAGTATCGGACAGGCAGTAGCCTGGGGACTGGAATATGGAGAGGAGGGAGATGTTATTTTGCTCTCCCCGGCATGTGCCAGTTTTGACCTTTTCAAAAATTATGAAGACAGAGGAAATCAGTTCAAATCAGCTGTTCAGGAACTTAAAAGCTCTGTGATATGA
- the murG gene encoding undecaprenyldiphospho-muramoylpentapeptide beta-N-acetylglucosaminyltransferase, protein MKNTETPYRIMISGGGTGGHIYPAIAIANAWREKHPDSEILFVGAEGKMEMQKVPEAGYKIVGLRVAGLQRSLSLSNLSFPFKLIASLNKSKKLLKEFTPNAVVGVGGYASGPLLYAAQGKGIPTMIQEQNSYAGLTNKLLAKRAKKICVAYPGMEKFFSKESIQYTGNPVRKDILNLEGKREKAFQHFGLVKDRKVLLILGGSLGARTINHAVLADMEAFEKDGYQLLWQSGKFYFQECLEKVKMSGLKHIHVKEFIREMDLAYAAADMVVSRAGALSVSELSLVGKPVVFIPSPNVAEDHQTKNAMAYVSKDAAIMLKDAEAVGKLKSVVDMILDDSVKVKSLGINMHKLAKPRAAEEIVEVLERILA, encoded by the coding sequence TTGAAAAATACAGAGACACCATATCGAATCATGATCAGCGGCGGAGGAACAGGAGGTCACATCTACCCGGCCATTGCCATTGCCAATGCCTGGAGGGAAAAGCATCCTGATTCTGAGATTCTTTTCGTAGGTGCCGAGGGAAAAATGGAAATGCAGAAAGTACCAGAAGCGGGATATAAAATAGTCGGATTAAGAGTAGCAGGATTACAGAGAAGTCTGAGTTTATCAAATCTAAGTTTCCCCTTCAAATTAATAGCAAGTCTGAACAAGTCGAAAAAATTGCTTAAAGAATTTACTCCCAATGCGGTAGTTGGGGTAGGGGGATATGCCAGTGGTCCATTGTTATATGCTGCTCAGGGAAAAGGGATTCCTACCATGATTCAAGAGCAAAATTCTTATGCTGGTCTAACCAATAAATTATTGGCTAAAAGGGCCAAGAAAATTTGTGTGGCTTATCCGGGAATGGAGAAGTTTTTTTCCAAGGAAAGTATTCAATATACAGGCAATCCGGTCAGGAAAGATATCCTTAACCTTGAAGGTAAAAGAGAAAAAGCATTTCAGCACTTTGGATTGGTAAAGGATAGAAAAGTCCTATTGATTTTGGGAGGAAGCTTGGGGGCACGAACTATCAATCATGCGGTTCTTGCCGATATGGAAGCTTTTGAAAAGGATGGATATCAATTGCTATGGCAGAGTGGTAAATTCTATTTTCAGGAATGCTTGGAAAAAGTAAAGATGTCAGGGTTGAAGCATATTCATGTAAAAGAGTTTATCCGGGAAATGGATTTGGCTTATGCCGCTGCAGACATGGTTGTTTCCCGGGCAGGAGCTTTATCTGTTTCTGAATTGAGTTTGGTCGGAAAACCAGTGGTTTTTATTCCTTCCCCTAATGTTGCCGAAGACCATCAGACCAAAAATGCCATGGCTTATGTATCCAAGGATGCAGCTATCATGCTCAAAGATGCAGAGGCAGTCGGGAAATTAAAATCAGTGGTTGACATGATTTTGGATGATTCTGTAAAAGTCAAAAGTCTTGGGATAAATATGCATAAACTGGCAAAGCCGAGGGCAGCCGAAGAAATTGTTGAAGTGTTGGAAAGAATTCTTGCATGA